A genomic window from Arvicola amphibius chromosome 5, mArvAmp1.2, whole genome shotgun sequence includes:
- the LOC119814982 gene encoding olfactory receptor 4K3-like, with protein sequence MEGRNQSMVSEFVLFALSHSEDIQVLLFIIFLMFYLLIVLGNIVIMVLITTDCNLHSPMYFFLANLSFVDMWLSSVTTPKMIADVLRENKTISFAGCMSQVFFAHCIGAGEMVLLVVMAYDRYVAICKPLHYFTIMNLKRCIGLVLTSWTIGFVHALSQLVAVLQLPLCGPMEIDSFFCDIPLVINLACMDSNDLDTLVNADCGVVIVTCFILLLISYTYILFTVQQNSNSGASKALSTCSAHITVVMIFFVPCIFIYVWPLNIT encoded by the coding sequence atggaaggaaggaatcagTCCATGGTATCAGAATTTGTGCTTTTTGCACTTTCCCATTCAGAAGATATTCAGGTCTTACTCTTCAtaatatttttgatgttttatcTGCTTATTGTGTTGGGAAATATTGTCATCATGGTCCTTATCACCACGGATTGCAATCTCCATTCACCAATGTACTTCTTTTTGGCCAATCTGTCCTTTGTTGATATGTGGCTTTCCTCAGTCACAACCCCTAAAATGATAGCAGACGTTCTGAGAGAAAACAAGACCATCTCCTTTGCAGGCTGCATGTCCCAGGTCTTCTTTGCCCATTGCATTGGTGCAGGAGAGATGGTACTGTTGGTGGTAATGgcttatgaccgctatgtggccatctgtaaaCCACTCCACTACTTCACCATTATGAACCTGAAAAGATGTATTGGGTTGGTGTTGACTTCCTGGACCATTGGCTTTGTGCATGCCCTGAGTCAGCTTGTGGCAGTTTTACAGTTGCCTCTCTGTGGTCCCATGGAAATTGATAGCTTCTTCTGTGATATACCACTGGTGATCAACCTAGCATGCATGGATTCCAATGACTTGGACACTCTAGTAAATGCTGACTGTGGAGTCGTGATTGTAACCTGTTTCATTCTGCTGCTCATATCCTACACATATATTCTTTTCACTGTTCAACAGAATTCTAACTCTGGTGCATCTAAGGCTCTGTCCACGTGCAGTGCCCACATCACAGTGGTGATGATCTTTTTCGTTCCCTGCATCTTCATCTATGTGTGGCCCCTCAATATCACCTAG